In a single window of the Niabella ginsenosidivorans genome:
- a CDS encoding sugar phosphate isomerase/epimerase family protein yields the protein MTYKKEAIGVQLWSVKNDLATDFEGTLQALACKGFSYAEAAGYSPEARTVLGVKPGLLKRRADALGLDLISLHANAASDTIELLLEDGAALRIKYIICSMFPDERRTVDSYKEIAETYNKLGRIAKKAGIQLGYHNHHFEFEAVNGTLPFDTLLSHTDPELVVFELDLGWVVQAGHDPDAFIQRYPGRFPLWHLRDVDAGGQPVNAGDGIVDFPAVFRQKEQAGMLYSIIETPSAAQNGLERVAASYNYFEKKRLCV from the coding sequence ATGACGTATAAAAAAGAAGCAATAGGCGTTCAGCTCTGGTCCGTAAAGAATGACCTGGCAACCGATTTTGAAGGTACATTGCAGGCCCTCGCCTGTAAAGGCTTTAGCTATGCGGAAGCTGCCGGTTATAGCCCGGAGGCCCGTACGGTGCTGGGTGTAAAGCCCGGGCTCCTGAAGAGGAGAGCCGATGCGCTTGGCTTGGACCTCATCAGTTTACATGCTAACGCTGCTTCTGATACTATTGAGCTATTACTGGAAGACGGTGCCGCTCTCCGGATAAAATACATCATCTGCTCTATGTTCCCCGACGAACGGCGAACGGTAGATTCCTATAAAGAAATAGCGGAAACATATAATAAACTGGGCCGTATTGCAAAAAAAGCGGGGATACAGTTAGGATACCATAATCACCATTTTGAATTTGAGGCAGTCAACGGCACCTTGCCTTTTGATACATTGTTAAGCCATACAGACCCGGAGCTGGTCGTTTTTGAACTGGATCTGGGATGGGTCGTGCAGGCCGGTCATGATCCGGATGCCTTTATCCAAAGATACCCGGGACGTTTTCCTTTATGGCATTTAAGAGATGTGGATGCCGGCGGACAACCTGTAAATGCCGGTGACGGGATAGTAGACTTTCCTGCTGTGTTCCGGCAAAAAGAACAGGCCGGGATGCTGTACAGCATTATAGAAACGCCTTCTGCAGCCCAAAATGGTTTGGAGCGGGTAGCTGCCAGCTATAATTATTTTGAAAAAAAGCGCCTCTGTGTGTAA
- a CDS encoding DUF4920 domain-containing protein, whose translation MGKGFLLLAAVMITASVYAQPPAGEAKKGDTYGEKISARGAISVMELVDKMHQTDTLQTRVTGKVLDVCPKKGCWLTLELPDKSGMFVKSRNYNIFVPVALKGKTVVLEGVAFNKTTSVSELKHYAEDAKKTQAEIDAITEPQKEIRFQPTGVLVL comes from the coding sequence ATGGGAAAAGGGTTCTTATTGCTTGCTGCTGTGATGATCACCGCTTCTGTATATGCACAGCCGCCGGCCGGTGAAGCAAAAAAGGGAGATACATATGGCGAAAAAATTAGTGCCCGGGGCGCCATCTCGGTAATGGAACTGGTAGATAAAATGCATCAGACTGATACTTTGCAGACCAGGGTAACAGGCAAAGTGCTGGATGTATGTCCCAAAAAAGGCTGCTGGCTGACGTTAGAACTGCCGGACAAATCAGGGATGTTTGTAAAATCCCGGAATTATAACATCTTCGTGCCTGTTGCCTTAAAAGGAAAAACAGTTGTTTTAGAAGGCGTTGCGTTTAACAAAACCACTTCCGTTAGTGAATTAAAGCATTACGCAGAGGACGCAAAAAAAACCCAGGCTGAAATTGACGCCATTACAGAGCCTCAGAAAGAGATCCGGTTCCAGCCCACAGGGGTATTGGTGCTGTAA
- a CDS encoding 4a-hydroxytetrahydrobiopterin dehydratase gives MWEEKNNTLYRKFEFKDFNEAFGFMTRVALIAEKMDHHPTWTNTYNKVEIWLNTHDAGDIVTEKDKKMANSINNCL, from the coding sequence ATGTGGGAAGAAAAAAACAATACATTATACCGGAAATTTGAATTCAAAGATTTTAATGAAGCCTTTGGTTTTATGACGCGTGTGGCCCTGATCGCTGAAAAGATGGATCATCACCCTACGTGGACAAATACCTATAATAAGGTAGAGATCTGGCTAAATACTCATGATGCGGGGGATATTGTTACAGAAAAAGACAAAAAAATGGCAAACAGCATCAATAATTGCCTTTAA
- a CDS encoding glycosyltransferase family 2 protein, producing the protein MTLSIIIVNYNVKYFLEHCLHSVRRAIKNIPAEIIIIDNCSSDESFDYLSPLFPEAIWISNKKNRGFGSACNQGLAIAKGTYILFLNPDTLVPEHCFDGCINLFKEHKEIGALGIRMYDGCGRFLKESKRGIPSVKAAFFKLSGISRFFAGSRFFDSYYMGHLDENRDHYAEILAGAFMMIPKSVLEETGSFDEAFFMYGEDVDLSYRIHLTGLKNYYLANPPIIHFKGESTAKNSLGYVKNFYRAMSIFVNKHYSGLSKKIAAGLIHAGIWSHAGLKALSAKLRSSPDTTPATTPATIIIIGKKSAAQSLLALLSEQVQGPIKDPVVVAPETPGLVSLLEQNPTAAVYLCEQDLSFSEMISIVTESRHRFIHFYSGLSIIKGG; encoded by the coding sequence ATGACGCTATCCATTATCATAGTAAACTATAATGTAAAGTATTTTTTAGAGCATTGCCTGCATTCGGTGCGGCGCGCTATAAAGAACATTCCTGCTGAAATTATTATTATTGACAATTGTTCATCCGACGAAAGCTTTGATTATCTTTCACCCCTTTTTCCGGAAGCTATATGGATCTCCAATAAAAAAAACCGGGGTTTCGGGAGCGCCTGCAATCAGGGCCTGGCTATTGCCAAAGGAACATATATTTTATTCCTGAACCCGGACACGCTGGTACCGGAGCATTGCTTTGACGGCTGCATCAACCTATTTAAGGAGCACAAAGAGATAGGCGCTCTTGGAATAAGAATGTATGATGGCTGTGGTCGTTTTTTAAAAGAATCAAAAAGAGGCATCCCCTCAGTAAAGGCCGCTTTTTTTAAGCTCTCAGGTATCAGCCGCTTTTTTGCAGGTTCCCGCTTTTTTGACAGCTATTATATGGGGCATCTTGATGAAAACAGGGATCATTACGCAGAGATCCTTGCCGGGGCGTTCATGATGATACCGAAATCCGTGCTGGAAGAAACAGGAAGCTTTGATGAAGCGTTCTTTATGTACGGGGAAGACGTGGATCTTAGTTACAGGATCCATCTTACCGGTTTAAAAAATTATTACCTTGCCAACCCTCCCATCATCCATTTTAAGGGAGAAAGCACTGCTAAAAACAGCCTGGGCTATGTAAAAAACTTTTACCGGGCCATGAGCATTTTTGTAAACAAGCACTATTCCGGATTATCAAAAAAAATAGCTGCAGGGCTGATCCATGCAGGCATCTGGAGTCATGCGGGGCTAAAAGCCCTATCAGCAAAACTAAGGTCATCACCTGATACGACCCCTGCAACAACTCCTGCCACAATCATTATTATCGGAAAGAAAAGCGCCGCCCAATCCCTGCTTGCCCTTCTTTCAGAGCAGGTGCAGGGCCCTATTAAAGACCCTGTGGTTGTAGCCCCAGAAACTCCCGGCCTGGTATCATTGTTAGAACAAAACCCCACCGCTGCTGTTTACCTTTGTGAACAGGACCTTTCTTTTTCTGAAATGATCTCCATTGTTACAGAAAGCAGGCACCGGTTTATACACTTTTACAGCGGGCTGAGTATTATAAAAGGTGGGTAA
- a CDS encoding LytR/AlgR family response regulator transcription factor, whose translation MNRKGPLTCLLVDDNKVARVTLRKILQNINAVTVVGECGNALEAKAFLDENPVDVLFLDVEMPEMSGLELLRLLTNRPHTILTTAKENYAVEAFELNVVDYLVKPFTLTRVITALDKAQELIRFKQSPQTNTVTPKQLFIKENKVIRKVNLDDILWMEAKGDYVQFKLPDRSYMVHGSLKAIEDKFSSDQFIRVHRSYIIAIDKVEYIEDRLVYIKNQPIPVSESYKDALLAKLHLL comes from the coding sequence ATGAACAGGAAGGGCCCTCTTACATGTTTGCTGGTTGATGATAACAAAGTGGCACGCGTCACGTTAAGAAAAATCCTTCAGAATATTAATGCCGTAACTGTTGTTGGTGAGTGCGGGAATGCACTGGAAGCAAAAGCGTTCCTGGATGAGAACCCGGTGGATGTTTTATTTTTAGATGTAGAAATGCCGGAAATGAGCGGGCTGGAACTGTTGCGTTTACTCACCAACAGGCCGCATACTATTCTGACTACGGCAAAAGAGAATTATGCCGTTGAAGCATTTGAATTAAACGTGGTAGACTACCTGGTAAAGCCGTTTACGCTGACAAGGGTAATAACGGCACTGGACAAAGCGCAGGAACTGATCCGTTTCAAGCAATCTCCGCAAACCAATACGGTCACTCCAAAGCAGCTCTTTATAAAGGAAAACAAGGTAATCCGGAAAGTGAACCTGGACGATATTTTATGGATGGAGGCAAAGGGCGATTATGTGCAGTTTAAATTACCGGATAGGTCCTATATGGTACACGGCAGCCTGAAAGCAATTGAAGATAAATTTTCTTCAGATCAGTTCATAAGGGTACACCGGAGCTATATAATAGCCATAGATAAAGTGGAGTATATTGAAGACCGGCTGGTATATATAAAAAATCAACCAATACCTGTTTCAGAAAGTTATAAAGACGCACTGCTGGCAAAGCTGCATCTTTTGTAA
- the atpA gene encoding F0F1 ATP synthase subunit alpha, whose translation MPEIKPDEISAILREQLSNFNAQADLEEVGTVLQVGDGIARVYGLGNVRYGELVEFEDGVRAIALNLEEDNVGVVLMGEGKDIKEGSKVRRTKQIASIKVGEGMTGRVVNTLGQPIDGKGPITGELYEMPLERKAPGVIFREPVKEPLQTGIKAIDAMIPIGRGQRELIIGDRQTGKTAIAIDTIINQKEFFKAGQPVYCIYVAIGQKASTIAGVMKTLEDNGAMDYTTIVAASASDPAPLQFYAPFAGAAIGEYFRDTGRPALIIYDDLSKQAVAYREVSLLLRRPPGREAYPGDVFYLHSRLLERAAKVISNDEIVKNMNDLPDSIKHLVKGGGSLTALPIIETQAGDVSAYIPTNVISITDGQIFLESSLFLSGIRPAINVGISVSRVGGNAQIKSMKKVAGTLKLDQALYRELEAFSKFGGDLDAATKNVIDKGARNVEILKQAQYSPYPVEKQVAIIYLGTNGLIKDVPVNKVKEFEEHFLLEMENKYPDVLAEFKKGNLPEEGLKKMVELSNSIIPQYKK comes from the coding sequence ATGCCGGAAATAAAACCAGACGAAATAAGCGCCATTCTTAGGGAGCAGTTGAGCAATTTTAATGCTCAGGCCGATTTGGAGGAAGTGGGTACCGTACTACAGGTGGGTGATGGTATCGCCCGTGTATACGGACTTGGAAATGTAAGATATGGCGAATTGGTTGAGTTTGAAGACGGCGTTCGTGCCATAGCCCTTAACCTGGAAGAAGATAATGTGGGCGTGGTACTGATGGGTGAAGGAAAAGATATTAAAGAAGGCTCAAAGGTGCGCCGCACCAAGCAGATCGCTTCCATTAAAGTGGGTGAAGGTATGACCGGCCGTGTGGTAAACACCCTGGGGCAACCTATTGATGGCAAAGGACCTATTACCGGAGAGCTTTATGAAATGCCTCTGGAGCGGAAAGCACCGGGAGTAATTTTCCGTGAACCGGTAAAAGAACCGCTGCAAACCGGTATTAAAGCGATTGATGCCATGATCCCGATCGGCCGCGGCCAGCGGGAACTGATCATTGGCGACCGCCAGACCGGTAAAACAGCCATTGCCATTGATACCATTATTAACCAGAAAGAATTTTTTAAAGCCGGTCAGCCGGTTTATTGTATCTATGTCGCCATTGGGCAAAAAGCCTCTACCATTGCAGGAGTGATGAAAACCCTGGAAGACAATGGCGCAATGGATTATACCACCATTGTTGCAGCTTCTGCTTCTGATCCGGCTCCTTTGCAGTTCTACGCTCCGTTTGCGGGTGCTGCTATTGGCGAGTATTTCCGTGATACAGGCCGTCCTGCACTGATCATTTATGATGACCTTTCAAAGCAGGCCGTAGCGTATCGTGAAGTTTCGCTGCTGTTACGCCGTCCCCCGGGCCGCGAAGCGTATCCGGGTGATGTGTTCTACCTGCACAGCCGTTTGCTGGAAAGAGCCGCCAAAGTGATCAGCAATGATGAGATTGTTAAGAATATGAATGATCTTCCGGATTCCATTAAACACCTTGTAAAAGGTGGCGGTTCCTTAACAGCTTTACCCATTATTGAAACCCAGGCCGGTGACGTATCAGCATATATCCCCACCAATGTAATCTCTATCACAGACGGACAGATCTTCCTGGAATCATCCTTATTCCTTTCCGGCATCCGCCCCGCTATTAACGTAGGTATTTCCGTAAGCCGTGTAGGAGGTAATGCACAGATCAAATCCATGAAGAAAGTGGCCGGTACCTTAAAGCTGGACCAGGCGCTTTACCGTGAGCTGGAAGCTTTTTCCAAGTTTGGCGGAGACCTTGATGCTGCAACCAAGAACGTAATTGACAAAGGGGCGCGTAACGTGGAGATCCTGAAACAGGCACAATACTCTCCTTATCCCGTAGAAAAACAGGTTGCCATTATTTACCTGGGCACCAACGGGCTGATCAAAGACGTTCCTGTAAATAAGGTAAAGGAGTTTGAAGAGCATTTCCTGCTGGAAATGGAAAATAAATACCCCGATGTTCTGGCTGAATTCAAAAAAGGGAACCTCCCCGAAGAAGGGCTGAAAAAAATGGTGGAACTGTCCAACAGCATCATCCCTCAGTACAAGAAATAA
- the mtgA gene encoding monofunctional biosynthetic peptidoglycan transglycosylase, translating to MRVLKGIWKWGLRLFVVLFIGQFIYIVLLKWVNPPVTFTQIGSMLAGRGCHSRNKSSADVSENARLAVIASEDQLFPDHNGFDWKSIQKAIEYNQKKPGRLRGASTISQQTAKNVFLWQGRSWFRKGLETYFTFMIERIWGKKRILEVYLNVAETGNGIFGIEQAAQTYFNKPAKNLTQYEAAAIAAILPNPLKLSVRPMSPYVASRARKIVQQMNFLKPDRDIQRIVQAD from the coding sequence ATGCGCGTTTTAAAGGGAATATGGAAATGGGGCCTGCGGTTATTCGTAGTACTGTTCATTGGCCAGTTCATATATATTGTACTATTGAAATGGGTAAACCCTCCGGTCACCTTTACCCAGATCGGCAGTATGCTGGCGGGCAGAGGTTGCCACAGCCGGAACAAGTCTTCAGCAGATGTTTCAGAAAATGCCCGCCTGGCAGTAATTGCGTCAGAAGACCAGCTGTTTCCGGATCATAATGGTTTTGACTGGAAAAGTATCCAGAAAGCAATAGAATACAATCAGAAAAAGCCGGGACGGTTAAGAGGCGCCAGCACCATCAGCCAGCAAACCGCAAAAAATGTATTTTTATGGCAGGGCCGAAGCTGGTTCCGTAAAGGACTGGAAACTTATTTTACCTTTATGATCGAAAGAATATGGGGTAAAAAAAGGATTCTTGAAGTATATTTAAATGTAGCGGAAACGGGCAACGGTATTTTTGGAATTGAGCAGGCTGCCCAAACCTATTTCAATAAACCCGCAAAAAATCTTACCCAGTATGAAGCCGCGGCTATTGCAGCCATCCTGCCCAACCCTTTAAAGCTGAGTGTCAGACCTATGTCGCCCTATGTTGCTTCAAGGGCAAGAAAAATTGTTCAGCAAATGAATTTTTTAAAGCCGGACAGGGATATTCAACGCATTGTTCAGGCCGATTAA
- a CDS encoding GH3 family domain-containing protein has translation MASIIDIKIPRSIASALRLPKRNAKSQQRRVLKKLLNKARFTEFGQHYHFDKILLSRNIEKSFQKDVPIFDYNKIYNEWWVKTLEGKPDITWPGKIKYYALSSGTSEASSKYIPVTEDLLKSNTINYIKQLISVFGYKQANKKSLTKDFLIIGGATNLQKGEAGWFAGDLSGILAKKRPFWFQTFYKPGGRIAAIADWNQKLNEIVDNAHKWDIGYIVGVPAWCQMCMEMVIERYKLANIHEIWPNFGVFVHGGVAFEPYKKSFDKLLGKPIVYVENYLSSEGFIGYKMKEDRGMQLVTNNNIFFEFVPFDNCNFDSDGSIVANPEAKLIDEVEEGKEYALLMSTNAGSWRYLIGDTIKFLDKEKAEVIITGRTRHFLSLVGEHLSVENMNRAIQDANDHFNISIQEYTVVGFPYEGYFAHRWYVATADPVNKDALITFIDNKLKEINDDYATERTSALKDVFIEVLAPETFMKFMELKGKLGSQHKFPRVMKGKMLRDWENFLKTGQL, from the coding sequence ATGGCATCAATAATAGATATTAAAATACCCCGATCGATTGCCAGCGCCTTGCGTCTTCCTAAGCGCAATGCAAAATCACAGCAGCGAAGAGTATTGAAAAAGCTGTTAAATAAGGCCAGGTTTACAGAATTTGGCCAACATTATCATTTCGATAAGATCTTACTCTCCAGGAACATAGAAAAAAGCTTTCAGAAAGATGTGCCCATTTTTGATTATAATAAAATTTATAATGAATGGTGGGTGAAAACCCTGGAAGGAAAGCCGGACATTACCTGGCCTGGTAAAATAAAATATTATGCATTAAGCTCCGGTACCTCAGAGGCATCCAGTAAATACATTCCCGTAACAGAAGACCTCTTAAAAAGCAATACGATCAATTATATAAAGCAGCTTATCAGCGTATTTGGTTATAAACAGGCTAATAAAAAGTCGCTAACAAAGGATTTCCTGATCATTGGCGGGGCCACCAACCTGCAAAAAGGTGAGGCCGGCTGGTTTGCCGGGGATCTTAGCGGCATCCTGGCAAAAAAACGCCCCTTCTGGTTCCAGACCTTTTATAAGCCCGGGGGCAGAATTGCAGCAATAGCAGACTGGAACCAAAAGCTGAATGAAATTGTGGACAATGCCCATAAATGGGACATCGGGTACATTGTTGGCGTGCCGGCATGGTGCCAGATGTGTATGGAAATGGTAATAGAACGCTATAAATTGGCAAATATTCATGAAATATGGCCAAATTTTGGCGTTTTTGTGCATGGCGGCGTTGCCTTTGAACCTTACAAAAAGTCTTTTGACAAATTATTGGGCAAGCCCATTGTATATGTAGAGAACTATCTGTCCAGCGAAGGATTCATCGGTTATAAAATGAAGGAAGACCGCGGGATGCAGTTGGTTACCAATAATAATATCTTTTTTGAATTTGTGCCTTTTGACAATTGCAATTTTGATTCAGACGGTTCCATTGTTGCCAACCCCGAAGCAAAGCTGATCGATGAGGTTGAGGAAGGAAAAGAATATGCCTTGCTGATGAGCACTAATGCCGGCAGCTGGCGTTATCTAATTGGAGATACAATAAAATTTCTGGACAAGGAAAAGGCTGAAGTGATCATCACCGGCCGCACCCGGCATTTTCTAAGCCTTGTTGGTGAGCATCTGAGCGTGGAGAATATGAATCGTGCCATACAGGATGCCAATGATCATTTTAACATAAGCATACAGGAATATACGGTAGTGGGCTTTCCCTATGAAGGGTATTTTGCACACAGATGGTATGTAGCCACCGCTGACCCGGTAAACAAAGATGCGCTGATAACGTTTATTGATAACAAGCTAAAGGAAATAAACGACGACTATGCAACGGAAAGAACCAGTGCTTTAAAGGATGTCTTCATTGAAGTGCTGGCTCCGGAAACTTTTATGAAGTTCATGGAGCTGAAAGGCAAATTAGGCAGTCAGCATAAATTTCCACGTGTAATGAAGGGCAAAATGCTCCGGGACTGGGAAAATTTTTTAAAAACCGGTCAACTTTAA
- a CDS encoding DoxX family protein: MKIVKQIVFTLFALMFINAGLNKFFMYMPAQQMTPEQMEIAGAILKLKWLFPLLGIMETTGGLLVIFPKTRALGALVIFPVMVGIVLHHTTLDPSIPGLPIAIVLLIINSWMLVDNYKKYRPIIA, from the coding sequence ATGAAAATAGTAAAACAGATCGTCTTCACCCTTTTTGCATTAATGTTTATTAATGCCGGGCTTAATAAGTTCTTTATGTATATGCCTGCGCAGCAGATGACGCCGGAACAGATGGAAATAGCCGGCGCCATTTTAAAGTTGAAATGGCTGTTTCCGCTTTTAGGCATCATGGAAACAACAGGAGGCCTGCTGGTTATTTTTCCCAAAACAAGAGCTTTAGGTGCTCTTGTGATTTTTCCTGTTATGGTGGGCATTGTTTTGCATCACACGACCCTGGATCCCTCAATACCCGGGTTGCCGATAGCAATCGTATTGCTGATCATAAATAGCTGGATGCTTGTTGATAATTATAAAAAGTACCGGCCCATAATTGCCTGA
- a CDS encoding Gfo/Idh/MocA family protein yields MKRKRFIQQTAMGALAFTIVPRSVLGGKGHLAPSDRVQLGYIGLGKQSHHLVNAINGPKETLVLAACDVDAKKLDYFTGLAQKANEKKVKTEIKGYKHYRELLERKDIDAVVIATPDHWHAQIAIDAAKAGKDIYCEKPLALTIAEGRAMVNATRKYKRVFQTGSMQRSSYNFRQAAELVTNGYIGKITEINVSVGEPVKQCDLPTEPTPDYIDWDLWIGPSFYRGYNAILAPPVDAKEWAWWRGYAGFGGGYITDWGAHMFDIVQWALGMDNSGPVTFIPPEGPGAKEGLSFMYANGIKVNHKNWGEGNSIQFIGDKGKIEVSRSFLRTQPENLAQLKFKTSDRRLYFSDNHYQDWVDAIKKRSRPICDVETGHRTATVCNAVNIAYELQKKLKWDPVKEAFDNESANQMRSRPYRGEWDFRKF; encoded by the coding sequence ATGAAAAGAAAAAGATTTATTCAGCAAACTGCCATGGGCGCCCTGGCGTTTACCATTGTGCCCCGTTCTGTTCTGGGTGGCAAGGGGCACCTGGCCCCAAGTGATCGTGTCCAGCTCGGTTATATTGGTTTGGGAAAACAATCCCATCATCTTGTTAATGCTATTAACGGTCCTAAGGAAACATTAGTGCTTGCCGCCTGCGATGTGGATGCAAAAAAGCTGGATTACTTTACCGGCCTTGCCCAAAAGGCAAATGAAAAAAAAGTAAAAACGGAAATAAAAGGCTACAAACATTACCGGGAACTGCTGGAACGGAAAGATATTGATGCCGTGGTTATTGCTACTCCGGATCACTGGCATGCGCAGATAGCTATTGATGCTGCAAAAGCCGGTAAGGATATTTATTGCGAAAAACCATTGGCGTTGACCATTGCCGAAGGCCGTGCTATGGTAAATGCCACGCGTAAGTACAAACGTGTTTTCCAGACCGGGAGCATGCAGCGCTCTTCCTATAATTTCCGGCAGGCGGCTGAACTGGTAACAAATGGATATATCGGTAAGATCACAGAGATCAATGTTTCCGTTGGTGAGCCGGTAAAGCAATGTGACCTGCCTACAGAGCCTACCCCGGATTATATTGACTGGGATCTTTGGATCGGGCCTTCCTTTTACAGGGGATATAACGCTATACTGGCACCGCCTGTTGATGCAAAAGAATGGGCCTGGTGGCGCGGTTATGCGGGATTTGGCGGCGGGTATATTACCGACTGGGGTGCCCATATGTTTGATATTGTGCAATGGGCGCTGGGCATGGACAATTCCGGCCCCGTAACATTTATTCCGCCTGAAGGGCCCGGTGCAAAAGAAGGACTGTCCTTTATGTATGCCAACGGCATTAAGGTAAATCATAAGAACTGGGGTGAGGGCAACTCCATTCAGTTTATTGGCGATAAAGGGAAAATAGAAGTAAGCCGCAGCTTTTTAAGGACACAACCCGAAAACCTGGCGCAACTGAAATTTAAAACAAGCGACAGGCGGTTATACTTCAGTGATAACCATTACCAGGATTGGGTGGACGCTATAAAAAAACGTTCCAGGCCGATTTGTGATGTGGAAACCGGGCACCGCACCGCTACTGTTTGCAACGCGGTGAACATTGCTTACGAGCTGCAAAAGAAGCTGAAATGGGATCCTGTTAAAGAAGCTTTTGACAATGAATCTGCCAACCAGATGCGCAGCCGGCCCTATCGTGGTGAATGGGATTTCAGGAAGTTCTGA
- a CDS encoding LysE family translocator yields MIEAFIKGLTMGVLLSLSVGPVLFSVIKHSINVGHRGGLAFVLGVSASDASLAFISNFFSQFFTLLSSHKVVISIAGSTFLIILGVYYAFFKKIRIKDRIKKSPPLFRKRDYLQLFLSGFFLNTLNPGVFIFWLTASTTFITHTVNERIVIFVTCLLFVLGTDITKVMLANNIRNRLTPRNIHLLNRINGFVLMCFGLALIIRLLV; encoded by the coding sequence ATGATTGAAGCCTTTATTAAAGGATTGACCATGGGAGTGCTGCTCAGCCTTTCGGTAGGGCCGGTGCTTTTTTCAGTCATTAAACACAGCATCAATGTGGGTCATAGGGGCGGACTGGCTTTTGTGCTGGGAGTTTCCGCCAGCGATGCTTCTCTTGCGTTTATCAGCAATTTTTTTTCACAGTTTTTTACGCTCCTCAGCTCGCACAAAGTGGTCATCAGTATTGCCGGCAGCACTTTTCTGATTATACTGGGCGTTTACTATGCCTTCTTTAAGAAGATAAGAATTAAGGACCGTATCAAAAAATCGCCGCCTCTTTTTCGCAAGCGCGATTATCTGCAGCTTTTTTTATCCGGCTTTTTTTTAAATACCTTAAACCCCGGCGTTTTTATTTTCTGGCTAACTGCTTCCACAACATTTATTACTCACACAGTTAATGAACGCATTGTAATTTTTGTAACCTGCTTATTATTTGTTTTGGGCACTGATATTACCAAGGTGATGCTGGCCAATAACATTCGTAACCGCCTTACTCCCAGAAACATTCATTTACTGAACCGTATAAATGGTTTTGTGCTGATGTGCTTTGGACTGGCGCTTATTATAAGGCTCCTCGTTTAA
- a CDS encoding IPExxxVDY family protein, which produces MATVKLSLNTEQITEEFFEDTKLLGIVTTVKDYKFCWNLNNLLELDFRINHDIEIKLKRKRRLYFFSVYEYRDPNSSLCHYLYNNLHDGEFLLPEFKHLDFLWLMKNDTVTDEYLEQVKAWLREIPGVQLITELTNEKIKNKDYLIF; this is translated from the coding sequence ATGGCCACCGTAAAATTATCATTAAATACCGAGCAGATCACCGAGGAGTTTTTTGAAGATACAAAGCTCCTGGGCATAGTAACCACGGTAAAGGATTATAAATTTTGCTGGAACCTGAATAACCTGCTGGAACTGGATTTCAGGATCAATCATGATATTGAGATAAAGCTGAAAAGAAAACGGAGATTATATTTTTTCTCCGTTTATGAATACCGGGACCCGAACAGCTCCCTTTGCCATTATTTATACAATAATTTGCATGACGGGGAGTTCCTGCTGCCGGAATTCAAGCACCTGGATTTTTTATGGCTGATGAAAAATGATACGGTAACGGATGAATACCTGGAACAGGTAAAAGCCTGGCTCCGGGAAATTCCGGGGGTGCAACTGATCACAGAGCTCACTAATGAAAAAATAAAGAACAAGGATTACCTCATTTTTTAA